A genomic stretch from Pseudoliparis swirei isolate HS2019 ecotype Mariana Trench chromosome 18, NWPU_hadal_v1, whole genome shotgun sequence includes:
- the LOC130209082 gene encoding vitamin D3 receptor B isoform X2 produces MDSADVSTSTVAPDEFDRNVPRICGVCDDKATGFHFNAMTCEGCKGFFRRSMKRKAAFTCPFSGTCAITKDNRRHCQACRLKRCVDIGMMKEFILTDEEVQRKKDLIQRRKDEEVQREADKEARRPRLSDDQSQVIATLVEAHHKTYDDSYSDFCRFRPPVREGPVTRSASRAASLHSLSDASSDSFSHSPESVDNKMNFNNLLMMYHEQGSSPDSSKEEACSFSMLPHLADLVSYSIQKVIGFAKMIPGFRELTAEDQIALLKSSAIEVIMLRSNQSFSLEDMSWSCGGPDFKYQVSDVTKAGHSLELLEPLVKFQVGLKKLNLQEEEHVLLMAICLLSPDRPGVQDHARIEVLQDQLSETLQAFITLHHPAGRLLYAKMIQKLADLRSLNEEHSKQYRSLSFQQEHSLQLTPLVLEVFGSEVS; encoded by the exons aTGGACTCTGCCGACGTGAGCACGTCCACCGTGGCGCCCGATGAGTTCGACAGGAACGTGCCGCGGATCTGCGGCGTGTGCGACGACAAAGCCACCGGCTTCCACTTCAACGCCATGACCTGCGAGGGCTGCAAGGGCTtcttcag GCGCAGCATGAAGCGCAAGGCGGCCTTCACGTGTCCCTTCAGCGGCACGTGCGCCATCACCAAGGACAACCGGCGCCACTGCCAGGCCTGCCGCCTCAAACGCTGCGTGGACATCGGCATGATGAAAGAGT tCATTCTGACAGACGAGGAAGTGCAGAGGAAGAAGGACCTGATTCAGCGGAGGAAGGACGAGGAGGTGCAGCGCGAGGCGGACAAGGAGGCGCGGCGTCCGCGGCTCAGCGACGACCAGAGTCAGGTGATCGCCACGCTGGTGGAGGCGCACCACAAGACCTACGACGACTCCTACTCCGACTTCTGCCGCTTCAGG CCTCCGGTGCGCGAGGGTCCGGTGACGCGCAGCGCCAGCCGAGCGGCCTCGCTCCACTCGCTGTCCGACGCCTCCTCCGACTCCTTCAGCCACTCTCCAG AGTCGGTGGACAACAAGATGAACTTCAACAACCTGCTGATGATGTACCACGAGCAAGGCAGCAGCCCCGACTCCAGCAAGGAGGAGGCCTGCAGCTTCTCCATGCTGCCCCACCTGGCCGACCTGGTGTCCTACAGCATCCAGAAGGTCATCGGCTTCGCCAAGATGATCCCtggcttcag GGAGCTGACTGCAGAGGACCAGATCGCTCTGCTCAAGTCCAGCGCCATCGAGGTGATCATGCTGCGCTCCAACCAGAGCTTCAGCCTGGAGGACATGTCCTGGAGCTGCGGGGGGCCGGACTTCAAATACCAGGTCAGCGACGTCACCAAAG CGGGCCACTctctggagctgctggagcCTCTGGTGAAGTTCCAGGTGGGCTTGAAGAAGCTgaacctgcaggaggaggagcacgtgCTGCTGATGGCCATCTGCCTGCTGTCTCCAG ACCGCCCCGGTGTGCAGGACCACGCCCGGATCGAGGTCCTGCAGGACCAGCTGTCCGAGACCCTGCAGGCCTTCATCACGCTGCACCACCCGGCCGGGCGGCTGCTCTACGCCAAGATGATCCAGAAGCTGGCCGACCTGCGCAGCCTCAACGAGGAGCACTCCAAGCAGTACCGCTCGCTCTCCTTCCAGCAGGAGCACAGCCTGCAGCTCACGCCGCTGGTGCTGGAGGTGTTCGGGAGCGAGGTCTCCTAG